From a single Micromonospora pallida genomic region:
- a CDS encoding polyketide synthase, whose translation MPDVLEVTADGSGIVRVAICDPERENRLSYELVDQLMATLDKLAGDESVKVLLVTGTREIWCAGGTLQMLKEMASGVYDERRLLALSDRLLSFPVPVIGALEGHAVGGGLALALCCDLTVAAENRRYAVNSASMGFTPAMGLSVLLPAAVGHHFAAEMIFTGKYYKGRELADRRLFNAVVPADEVLARATDLAEQIAEKPRYVLELLKETLALPKRHLLQDAIAREPLMNRVCFNQPGSDALLDQTYLN comes from the coding sequence ATGCCCGACGTACTCGAGGTGACCGCTGACGGGTCGGGGATCGTCCGGGTCGCCATCTGCGACCCGGAACGGGAGAACCGGCTCAGCTACGAACTGGTCGACCAGCTCATGGCGACCCTGGACAAGCTGGCCGGCGACGAGTCGGTGAAGGTGCTGCTGGTCACCGGCACCAGGGAGATCTGGTGTGCCGGGGGCACCCTCCAGATGCTCAAGGAGATGGCCAGCGGCGTGTACGACGAGCGCCGCCTGCTCGCCCTCTCCGACCGGTTGTTGAGCTTCCCGGTGCCGGTGATCGGCGCCCTGGAGGGACACGCCGTCGGCGGCGGACTGGCCCTGGCGCTCTGCTGCGACCTGACTGTCGCCGCCGAGAACCGCCGCTACGCGGTCAACTCCGCGAGCATGGGGTTCACCCCGGCGATGGGCCTGTCGGTGCTGCTGCCGGCCGCGGTCGGTCACCACTTCGCCGCCGAGATGATCTTCACCGGCAAGTACTACAAGGGCCGCGAACTGGCCGACCGGCGACTGTTCAACGCGGTCGTCCCCGCCGACGAGGTGCTGGCCCGCGCCACCGACCTCGCCGAGCAGATCGCCGAGAAGCCCCGCTACGTGCTGGAACTGCTGAAGGAGACGCTGGCCCTGCCCAAGCGTCACCTCCTCCAGGACGCCATCGCCCGTGAGCCGCTGATGAACCGGGTCTGCTTCAACCAGCCCGGCAGCGACGCCCTGCTCGACCAGACGTACCTGAACTGA
- a CDS encoding type I polyketide synthase produces the protein MSDTGATAATLSPLKRALVAIETLQARLDEIERARTEPIAIVGVGCRLPGGANSPDEFWTRLRDGVDLISEVPADRWDADAYHDPEQATPGTMSSRDGGFLDQVDRFDPGFFGLSLGEAASMDPQQRLLLEVAWEALEHAGQVPAKLAGTHTDVYVGISTWDYSLLLGGAPIRGLSGTAFSIAANRLSYVFDLHGASLAVDTACSSSLVAVHLACQSLRAGTARTALAGGVNVMLWPETTAAFSQVGMLSPDGRSRTFDASANGYVRGEGAGMVVLKRLSDARADGDRVLAVIRGSAVNQDGHSNGLTAPNSVAQEAVLRAALADARIAPHRVDYVEAHGTGTTLGDPIEVRALAAALGPGRDPDHPLLLGSVKTNTGHLEAAAGITGLIKVALGLHHGEIPPHLHLRELNPHVEWDKLPLRVTTTRTAWPSPAGKRVAGVSSFGFGGTNAHIVLGDAPTDPAPTAPADQRPLRLLTVSGRSEEALRDQARRYADRLAASPTPTLAGLCHTTNARRTHFAHRAAVPVADLTAARAALTALAAGDTPDGLYRAAVPTGTRRRLAFVFPGQGGQHIDMGRELYRTEPVFRRTIDRIAELFDVHHPWRLRDVMYPAEGGVRYPIDETEYAQPTLFAIQCALAETWRSWGVRPDAVMGHSLGEYAAAWVAGVFSLETGVRLIVERGRLTQTLPPTGMMAACSASAEDVAALLDGYAGQVAIAAINGPEHTVISGEKTAVQAVLERLEEDFVLTRPLRVSYASHSPLLEPILDEFEKAITGQDFGEPQIPFMSTYRATMLRSGVCHDPAYWRQQLREPVRFLEATRALAAEGYDTFLEMGPKDTLIEMGKRCLPRGTGRWLRSLDPETGNWQTLLDSAAGLHTHGVDFDWDAFEGAAHPPVDLPTYPFQRRRCWLDPEQIRAHRLTTEDQR, from the coding sequence ATGAGTGACACCGGAGCCACCGCGGCGACGCTGTCCCCGCTCAAGCGCGCCCTGGTCGCGATCGAGACCCTCCAGGCCCGCCTGGACGAGATCGAACGCGCCCGCACCGAACCCATCGCCATCGTCGGCGTGGGCTGCCGGCTGCCCGGCGGCGCGAACAGCCCCGACGAGTTCTGGACCCGACTGCGCGACGGCGTGGACCTGATCTCCGAGGTGCCCGCCGACCGGTGGGACGCCGACGCCTACCACGACCCGGAGCAGGCCACCCCGGGCACGATGAGCAGCCGCGACGGCGGCTTCCTCGACCAGGTCGACCGGTTCGACCCGGGCTTCTTCGGCCTCTCCCTCGGCGAGGCGGCCAGCATGGACCCGCAGCAGCGGCTGCTGCTGGAGGTCGCCTGGGAGGCCCTCGAACACGCCGGGCAGGTGCCGGCGAAGCTGGCCGGCACGCACACCGACGTGTATGTGGGCATCAGCACCTGGGACTACTCCCTCCTGCTCGGCGGCGCGCCCATCCGGGGGCTCTCCGGCACCGCGTTCAGCATCGCCGCGAACCGCCTCTCCTACGTCTTCGACCTGCACGGCGCGAGCCTGGCGGTGGACACCGCCTGCTCGTCGTCGCTGGTCGCGGTGCACCTGGCTTGTCAGAGCCTGCGCGCCGGCACCGCCCGCACGGCCCTCGCCGGCGGCGTCAACGTGATGCTCTGGCCGGAGACCACGGCGGCGTTCTCCCAGGTCGGCATGCTCTCCCCGGACGGACGCAGCCGCACCTTCGACGCCAGCGCCAACGGCTACGTGCGGGGCGAGGGCGCCGGCATGGTCGTCCTGAAGCGACTCTCCGACGCCCGCGCCGATGGCGACCGGGTGCTGGCCGTCATCCGGGGCTCGGCGGTCAACCAGGACGGGCACAGCAACGGCCTGACCGCCCCCAACAGCGTCGCCCAGGAGGCGGTGCTGCGGGCCGCCCTCGCCGACGCCCGGATCGCCCCGCACCGCGTCGACTACGTCGAGGCGCACGGCACCGGCACCACCCTCGGCGACCCGATCGAGGTGCGCGCCCTGGCCGCCGCGCTGGGCCCGGGCCGCGACCCGGACCACCCGCTGCTCCTCGGCTCGGTCAAGACCAACACCGGGCACCTGGAGGCCGCCGCCGGCATCACCGGCCTGATCAAGGTGGCGCTGGGCCTGCACCACGGCGAGATCCCCCCGCACCTGCACCTGCGTGAGCTGAACCCGCACGTCGAGTGGGACAAGCTGCCGCTGCGGGTGACCACCACCCGCACCGCCTGGCCGTCCCCGGCCGGCAAACGGGTCGCCGGGGTCAGCTCGTTCGGCTTCGGCGGCACCAACGCCCACATCGTCCTCGGTGACGCGCCGACCGACCCCGCCCCGACCGCCCCGGCCGACCAGCGGCCGTTGCGGCTGCTGACCGTGTCCGGACGCAGCGAGGAGGCGCTGCGCGACCAGGCCCGCCGGTACGCCGACCGGCTCGCCGCGTCGCCCACCCCGACGCTGGCCGGGCTGTGCCACACCACCAACGCCCGACGGACCCACTTCGCGCACCGGGCGGCGGTGCCGGTGGCCGACCTGACCGCCGCCCGCGCCGCGCTGACCGCGCTCGCGGCCGGCGACACCCCCGACGGGCTGTACCGGGCCGCCGTCCCCACCGGCACCCGGCGCCGACTGGCGTTCGTCTTCCCCGGTCAGGGCGGCCAGCACATCGACATGGGACGCGAGCTGTACCGGACCGAACCGGTGTTCCGGCGGACCATCGACCGGATCGCTGAACTGTTCGACGTGCACCACCCGTGGCGGCTGCGCGACGTCATGTACCCGGCCGAGGGCGGCGTCCGCTACCCGATCGACGAGACCGAGTACGCCCAGCCGACGCTCTTCGCGATCCAGTGCGCGCTGGCCGAGACGTGGCGCTCCTGGGGCGTCCGCCCCGACGCGGTGATGGGGCACAGCCTCGGCGAGTACGCCGCCGCCTGGGTCGCCGGGGTGTTCAGCCTGGAGACCGGGGTCCGGCTGATCGTGGAACGCGGCCGGCTCACCCAGACCCTGCCGCCGACCGGCATGATGGCCGCCTGCTCGGCCTCCGCCGAGGACGTCGCCGCCCTGCTCGACGGGTACGCCGGCCAGGTGGCGATCGCCGCCATCAACGGCCCCGAGCACACCGTCATCTCCGGCGAGAAGACGGCCGTGCAGGCGGTGCTGGAACGGCTGGAGGAGGACTTCGTCCTCACCCGCCCGCTGCGGGTGTCGTACGCGTCGCACTCGCCGCTGCTGGAACCGATCCTCGACGAGTTCGAGAAGGCCATCACCGGGCAGGACTTCGGCGAGCCGCAGATCCCGTTCATGTCCACCTACCGGGCGACCATGCTCCGCTCAGGCGTCTGCCACGACCCGGCGTACTGGCGGCAGCAGCTCCGCGAGCCGGTCCGGTTCCTGGAGGCCACCCGGGCGCTCGCCGCCGAGGGCTACGACACCTTCCTGGAGATGGGCCCGAAGGACACCCTGATCGAGATGGGCAAGCGCTGCCTGCCCCGGGGCACCGGCCGCTGGCTGCGCTCGCTGGACCCGGAGACCGGCAACTGGCAGACCCTGCTGGACAGCGCGGCCGGCCTGCACACCCACGGCGTCGACTTCGACTGGGACGCGTTCGAGGGCGCCGCCCACCCGCCGGTCGACCTGCCGACCTACCCATTCCAGCGGCGCCGCTGCTGGCTGGACCCGGAGCAGATCCGGGCGCACCGCCTGACCACGGAAGACCAGAGGTGA
- a CDS encoding type I polyketide synthase: MPSAEHPSAATLHRALTAVRDLRAKIEASERARTEPIAIVGLACRFPGGANSPEAYWALLRDGVDAVSEVPADRWDADTLYDPDPTTPGRVASRWGGFLDQVDRFDAAFFGISPREADQMDPQQRLLLEVAWEALESAGQTTEQLAGSATGVFVGVHSHSNDYTWLQFADPERIDTYTGTGTSHSVLAGRISYLLDLRGPSVALDTACSSSLVAVHLAVQSLRSGECRTALAGGVNLALGPHFAMATTKMRMMAADGRCKTFDAAADGFVRGEGCGAVVLKRLSDARRDGDPVLAVIRGTAVNQDGRTNGLTAPSGLSQRQIVAQALTNAGVEPAEVDAVEAHGTGTALGDPIEIEALTEVFGPATGQSRPITLGSVKTNIGHLEAAAGIAGLIKVVLSLRHEAVPPHLHFRTLNPNTSLAGTRFVIPTELRPWPRGEHPRYATVSSFGWSGTNGCLVLAEAPADDTPAGDTRAVMDTPAGDTRAVMDTPAPAVGAADRVELLPLSARSPQALRALAGAYRSMLADTDVPLRDLCWTAAVRRSHHPFRAAVTGRSHTELADRLAAVVDAPAPAEAAVPDIPAGPVFVFCGQGAQWAGMGRDLLAAEPVFAETLRRCDELFHALAGWSLLDEIVADEDRSRLDRTEVAQPALFAVQVALAALWRSWGVEPETVIGHSVGEVAAAHVAGVLSLEDAVRVAYHRGRVMQSAHGLGRMATVALPEHEAAQAVARYGDRLTVAAVNSPTSTVLAGDADALAEVLAVLAERGVSSRPLRVEYAFHSPQMAPFQALLIQALHGITPRPAVVPIVSTVTGLPATDGDYGPAYWARNIRQPVRFAAALAQLDGAGAGCTVLEVGPQPVLARPIVEQAERHGRPGVVLASMRAGADGRTTLLTALGGLYRANHTVDWTRAHPIPGRCVPLPGYPWQRQRHWLRGTPRPAHRTPASGGHPLLGRRINTAVPTFDNVLDAGGFLGDHRIHGAALLPMTAYLELALAAHGGTAPAQVTDLMLHQPLVLSDDAPRSVQVVLTPAAGAGAGWLQGSPATQKAVTGDPCYHLSNGTVQVFSQPATGGHDQPWTRHATGGVGEYTPPPADRRDPATLPDRLTPVDVAPFYQRLRSAGIAYGPAFTGVRELWRGTDQAVGRVALADDSDDYRWHPALLDAALQVALAAFPDDPADAWLPIGLDRFATVTAPGRQVWSHARLRSRSAEAAVADIELRTADGVLAARIEGLLLRRADRHALHGAAAPENRYEIAWEPAESTTPTSGPGDWLLLADHGGTGTALADLLRSRGERVDLLPPDADPTGPLRQPGRTWRGVVDLGGLDAPAGEPALEEVLVAHERTVRRVLDLVSTPAVDDSTAPRLWLVTRGARAVVSGEPVTVTHAPAWGLARAVNRERADLRCGCVDLDPADPRPVAPELADLLLAANGEDEAALRDGVVHVPRLVPAESPAVADRPVRLRIRERGVLENLTLEPATRRQPEPDEVEIRVHATGLNFRDVLNTLGMYPGEAGPLGLECAGEVVAVGARVTDLAVGDRVLALAPASFASYVTVSAARVAPIPAGLDYAEAATVPVTYLTAAYGLHHLARLKPGERVLIHAAAGGVGLAAVRLAHAAGAEVFATASPAKWPVLTDLGVRHVFHSRTLDFADAIRDRTDGQGVDVVLNSLADEFIPRSIGVLREGGTFLEIGKRGIWDAERVARLRPDVQYHPFDLGAVADADPALIRETLRELTDGLGAGRLAPLPLRAFPLDRAVDAFRHMAQARHVGKVVVTHDHPPVVRPDATYLITGGLGGIGPAVARWLVDRGARHLVLLGRSAPSAEVAATLRDLHPDARIHTRQADVADPDALAGMLAEIAATMPPLRGIVHAAGVLDDGVLAQQTWSRFAGVLAPKVAGGWNLHLLTRDLPLDFLVFCSSVAALLGSAGQSSYVTANTFLDTLAHHRRARGLAATSVAWGPWADGGMAARLDDRQRQRLAAQGFRALPADEATDALGRVLDARTTQAGVFAVDWPTHLRGYGDRPPALLARLRRAETPPAASSTDQNPTDLDPTGQGPTGGARERIEDAHPTERRQLLQEYVQRVAVTILGLPSAQPVNPQQPLRELGLDSLMAVELRNALGVFAGRHLPSTLAFDHPTVTRLTDYLLRELFPEPTTPPPAASTPPPPTGRPTWSPGSPPWTTPTSRRCWPRNSPPWR; this comes from the coding sequence ATGCCCTCAGCGGAACACCCCTCGGCGGCCACGCTGCACCGCGCGTTGACCGCGGTGCGCGACCTGCGCGCCAAAATCGAGGCCAGCGAGCGCGCCCGGACCGAGCCGATCGCCATCGTCGGCCTGGCCTGCCGCTTCCCCGGCGGCGCGAACAGCCCCGAGGCGTACTGGGCCCTGCTGCGCGACGGGGTCGACGCGGTCTCGGAGGTGCCCGCCGACCGGTGGGACGCCGACACCCTCTACGACCCGGACCCCACCACGCCCGGTCGGGTCGCCAGCCGGTGGGGCGGCTTCCTGGACCAGGTGGACCGGTTCGACGCGGCCTTCTTCGGCATCTCGCCCCGGGAGGCCGACCAGATGGACCCGCAGCAGCGGCTCCTGCTGGAGGTCGCCTGGGAGGCCCTGGAGAGCGCCGGGCAGACCACCGAACAGCTGGCCGGCAGCGCCACCGGCGTCTTCGTCGGCGTACACAGCCACAGCAACGACTACACCTGGCTCCAGTTCGCCGACCCGGAACGGATCGACACCTACACCGGCACCGGCACCTCGCACAGCGTCCTCGCCGGCCGGATCTCGTACCTGCTCGACCTGCGCGGGCCGAGCGTCGCCCTGGACACCGCGTGCTCGTCCTCCCTGGTCGCGGTGCACCTGGCCGTGCAGAGCCTGCGCAGCGGCGAGTGCCGGACCGCGCTGGCCGGCGGGGTGAACCTGGCGCTCGGCCCGCACTTCGCGATGGCCACCACCAAGATGCGGATGATGGCCGCCGACGGCCGCTGCAAGACCTTCGACGCCGCCGCCGACGGCTTCGTACGTGGCGAGGGCTGCGGCGCGGTGGTGCTCAAGCGGCTCTCCGACGCGCGACGCGACGGCGACCCGGTCCTCGCGGTGATCCGTGGTACGGCGGTCAACCAGGACGGCCGGACCAACGGCCTGACCGCCCCGAGTGGGCTGTCCCAGCGGCAGATCGTCGCGCAGGCACTGACCAACGCGGGCGTCGAGCCGGCGGAGGTCGACGCGGTCGAGGCCCACGGCACGGGCACCGCGCTCGGCGACCCGATCGAGATCGAGGCGCTGACCGAGGTGTTCGGCCCGGCGACCGGGCAGAGCCGACCGATCACCCTCGGCTCGGTCAAGACCAACATCGGCCACCTGGAGGCCGCCGCCGGCATCGCCGGCCTGATCAAGGTGGTGCTGTCGCTGCGGCACGAGGCGGTCCCGCCCCACCTGCACTTCCGTACCCTCAACCCGAACACCTCGCTGGCCGGGACCCGGTTCGTCATCCCGACCGAGCTGCGCCCCTGGCCCCGCGGCGAGCACCCCCGGTACGCCACGGTCAGCTCGTTCGGCTGGTCCGGCACCAACGGCTGCCTGGTGCTGGCGGAGGCCCCCGCCGACGACACCCCCGCTGGGGACACCCGCGCGGTCATGGACACCCCCGCTGGGGACACCCGCGCGGTCATGGACACCCCCGCGCCCGCAGTCGGGGCGGCCGACCGGGTGGAGCTGCTGCCGCTGTCCGCCCGCAGCCCGCAGGCGCTGCGTGCGCTGGCCGGCGCGTACCGGTCGATGCTGGCCGACACCGACGTGCCGCTGCGTGACCTGTGTTGGACGGCGGCCGTCCGGCGCAGCCACCACCCGTTCCGGGCGGCGGTCACCGGCCGCAGCCACACCGAACTGGCCGACCGGCTGGCGGCCGTCGTCGACGCCCCCGCCCCGGCCGAGGCGGCCGTCCCGGACATCCCGGCCGGACCGGTCTTCGTCTTCTGCGGCCAGGGCGCGCAGTGGGCCGGCATGGGCCGGGACCTGCTGGCGGCCGAACCGGTCTTCGCCGAGACGCTGCGCCGCTGCGACGAACTGTTCCACGCCCTCGCCGGCTGGTCACTGCTGGACGAGATCGTCGCCGACGAGGACCGCTCCCGGCTGGACCGCACCGAGGTCGCGCAACCCGCGCTCTTCGCGGTGCAGGTGGCCCTCGCCGCGCTCTGGCGCTCGTGGGGCGTCGAACCCGAGACGGTGATCGGCCACAGCGTCGGCGAGGTCGCCGCCGCCCACGTCGCCGGGGTGCTCAGCCTCGAGGACGCGGTACGCGTGGCGTACCACCGGGGTCGGGTGATGCAGTCGGCGCACGGACTCGGTCGGATGGCCACCGTGGCGCTGCCGGAACACGAGGCCGCGCAGGCCGTGGCCCGGTACGGTGACCGGCTGACCGTCGCGGCGGTCAACAGCCCCACCTCGACGGTGCTGGCCGGTGACGCCGACGCGCTGGCCGAGGTGCTGGCCGTCCTCGCCGAACGGGGCGTGTCCAGCCGGCCGCTGCGGGTCGAGTACGCCTTCCACAGCCCGCAGATGGCACCCTTCCAGGCCCTGCTGATCCAGGCGCTGCACGGCATCACGCCCCGCCCGGCCGTCGTGCCGATCGTGTCCACGGTGACCGGGCTCCCCGCCACCGACGGGGACTACGGCCCGGCGTACTGGGCCCGCAACATCCGGCAGCCGGTCCGGTTCGCGGCGGCCCTGGCCCAACTCGACGGGGCAGGTGCCGGCTGCACTGTGCTCGAGGTCGGCCCGCAGCCGGTCCTGGCGCGGCCGATCGTCGAGCAGGCCGAGCGGCACGGTCGGCCCGGCGTGGTGCTGGCGTCGATGCGGGCCGGCGCGGACGGCCGGACCACCCTGCTGACCGCGCTCGGCGGGCTCTACCGCGCCAACCACACCGTCGACTGGACGCGCGCGCACCCGATCCCCGGCCGGTGCGTGCCGCTGCCCGGCTACCCCTGGCAGCGCCAGCGGCACTGGCTGCGCGGCACGCCCCGCCCGGCACATCGGACCCCGGCATCGGGCGGCCACCCGCTGCTCGGCCGACGCATCAACACCGCCGTGCCGACCTTCGACAACGTTCTCGACGCCGGGGGCTTCCTCGGCGACCACCGGATCCACGGCGCGGCGCTGCTGCCGATGACCGCGTACCTCGAGCTGGCCCTGGCCGCCCACGGCGGCACCGCCCCGGCCCAGGTCACCGACCTGATGCTGCACCAGCCGCTGGTCCTGTCGGACGACGCGCCCCGGTCGGTGCAGGTCGTGCTGACCCCGGCGGCCGGCGCCGGCGCCGGGTGGTTGCAGGGGTCCCCTGCTACGCAAAAAGCGGTAACAGGGGACCCCTGCTACCACCTCAGCAACGGGACGGTGCAGGTGTTCAGCCAGCCGGCCACCGGCGGCCACGACCAGCCGTGGACCCGGCACGCGACCGGCGGGGTGGGGGAGTACACCCCGCCCCCGGCCGACCGCCGCGACCCGGCGACGCTGCCCGACAGGCTCACCCCGGTCGACGTCGCGCCGTTCTACCAGCGCCTCCGGTCGGCCGGCATCGCGTACGGCCCAGCCTTCACCGGCGTTCGTGAGCTGTGGCGCGGCACCGACCAGGCCGTCGGCCGGGTCGCCCTGGCTGACGATTCCGATGACTACCGCTGGCATCCCGCGCTGCTCGACGCCGCCCTCCAGGTGGCCCTGGCCGCGTTCCCCGACGACCCGGCCGACGCCTGGCTGCCGATCGGCCTGGACCGCTTCGCCACGGTCACCGCGCCCGGCCGGCAGGTGTGGAGCCACGCCCGGCTGCGCAGCCGCAGCGCCGAGGCGGCCGTCGCCGACATCGAACTGCGTACCGCCGATGGGGTCCTGGCTGCCCGGATCGAGGGCCTGCTGCTGCGCCGCGCCGACCGGCACGCCCTGCACGGCGCCGCCGCCCCGGAAAACCGGTACGAGATCGCCTGGGAGCCGGCCGAGTCGACCACCCCGACCTCCGGCCCCGGCGACTGGCTGCTCCTGGCCGACCACGGCGGCACCGGCACCGCCCTCGCCGACCTGCTGCGGTCCCGGGGTGAGCGGGTCGACCTGCTGCCCCCGGACGCCGACCCGACCGGGCCGCTGCGGCAGCCCGGCCGGACCTGGCGCGGCGTGGTCGACCTCGGTGGCCTCGACGCTCCGGCCGGCGAGCCGGCCCTGGAGGAGGTGCTGGTCGCCCACGAGCGGACCGTCCGCCGGGTGCTCGACCTGGTGTCCACCCCGGCCGTCGACGACTCCACCGCGCCCCGGCTGTGGCTGGTCACCCGGGGCGCCCGGGCGGTCGTCTCCGGCGAGCCGGTCACGGTCACCCACGCCCCCGCCTGGGGGCTGGCCCGCGCGGTCAACCGGGAACGGGCCGACCTGCGCTGCGGGTGCGTCGACCTCGACCCGGCCGACCCCCGGCCGGTGGCCCCGGAACTGGCCGACCTGCTGCTCGCCGCCAACGGCGAGGACGAGGCCGCGCTCCGCGACGGCGTCGTGCACGTGCCTCGGCTGGTGCCCGCCGAGTCGCCGGCCGTAGCTGACCGCCCGGTGCGGCTGCGGATCCGGGAACGCGGCGTGCTGGAGAACCTCACCCTCGAACCGGCCACCCGCCGTCAGCCGGAACCCGACGAGGTGGAGATCCGGGTCCACGCCACCGGACTCAACTTCCGGGACGTGCTGAACACCCTCGGCATGTACCCGGGTGAGGCCGGCCCGCTCGGTCTGGAGTGCGCGGGCGAGGTCGTCGCCGTCGGCGCACGGGTCACCGACCTCGCCGTCGGGGACCGGGTCCTCGCGCTGGCCCCGGCGAGCTTCGCCAGCTACGTCACGGTCTCCGCCGCGCGGGTCGCACCGATCCCCGCCGGGCTGGACTACGCCGAGGCGGCCACCGTCCCGGTCACGTACCTCACCGCCGCGTACGGGCTGCACCACCTGGCCCGGCTCAAGCCCGGCGAGCGGGTGCTGATCCACGCGGCGGCCGGCGGCGTCGGACTGGCCGCCGTACGGCTGGCCCACGCCGCCGGGGCGGAGGTGTTCGCCACCGCCAGCCCCGCCAAGTGGCCGGTCCTCACCGACCTGGGCGTCCGGCACGTGTTCCACTCCCGCACCCTCGACTTCGCCGACGCGATCCGCGACCGCACCGACGGGCAGGGCGTGGACGTGGTGCTGAACTCGCTGGCCGACGAGTTCATCCCGCGCAGCATCGGCGTGCTGCGCGAGGGTGGCACCTTCCTGGAGATCGGCAAGCGCGGCATCTGGGACGCCGAGCGGGTTGCCCGGCTGCGGCCCGACGTGCAGTACCACCCGTTCGACCTGGGCGCGGTCGCCGACGCCGACCCGGCGCTGATCCGGGAGACGCTGCGCGAACTGACCGACGGGCTCGGCGCGGGACGGCTCGCCCCGCTGCCGCTGCGGGCCTTCCCGCTCGACCGGGCGGTGGACGCGTTCCGCCACATGGCCCAGGCACGGCACGTCGGCAAGGTCGTGGTGACCCACGACCACCCGCCCGTGGTGCGCCCCGACGCGACGTACCTGATCACCGGTGGCCTCGGCGGGATCGGCCCGGCGGTGGCCCGCTGGCTGGTCGACCGGGGTGCCCGCCACCTGGTGCTGCTCGGCCGGAGCGCGCCCTCGGCGGAGGTCGCCGCGACCCTGCGCGACCTGCACCCGGACGCGCGGATCCACACCCGACAGGCCGATGTGGCCGACCCGGACGCGCTGGCCGGCATGCTCGCCGAGATCGCCGCCACCATGCCGCCGCTGCGTGGGATCGTGCACGCCGCCGGGGTGCTCGACGACGGGGTGCTCGCCCAGCAGACCTGGTCGCGGTTCGCCGGGGTGCTCGCCCCCAAGGTGGCCGGCGGCTGGAACCTGCACCTGCTCACCCGGGACCTACCGCTGGACTTCCTGGTGTTCTGCTCGTCGGTGGCCGCGCTGCTCGGCTCGGCCGGGCAGAGCAGCTACGTCACCGCCAACACGTTCCTCGACACGCTCGCCCACCACCGGCGGGCCCGGGGCCTCGCCGCGACCAGTGTCGCCTGGGGACCGTGGGCCGACGGCGGCATGGCCGCTCGCCTGGACGACCGGCAGCGGCAGCGCCTCGCCGCGCAGGGCTTCCGGGCGCTGCCGGCGGACGAGGCCACCGACGCCCTCGGCCGGGTGCTGGACGCCCGGACGACCCAGGCCGGGGTGTTCGCCGTGGACTGGCCGACCCACCTGCGCGGCTACGGCGACCGTCCGCCGGCGCTGCTGGCCCGACTGCGCCGCGCCGAGACGCCACCCGCCGCCAGCTCGACCGACCAAAACCCGACCGACCTGGATCCGACCGGCCAGGGCCCGACCGGTGGCGCCCGCGAGCGGATCGAGGACGCCCACCCCACCGAGCGCCGCCAACTCCTCCAGGAGTACGTGCAGCGCGTCGCGGTCACCATTCTCGGCCTGCCGTCGGCACAGCCGGTCAACCCGCAGCAGCCGCTGCGGGAACTCGGCCTGGACTCGCTGATGGCGGTCGAACTGCGCAACGCGCTGGGCGTGTTCGCCGGCCGGCACCTGCCCAGCACCCTCGCCTTCGACCACCCCACGGTGACCCGGCTGACCGACTACCTGCTCCGCGAACTGTTCCCCGAGCCCACGACGCCGCCCCCGGCGGCCAGCACCCCGCCGCCCCCGACGGGCCGGCCGACCTGGTCGCCCGGGTCGCCGCCCTGGACGACGCCGACGTCGAGGCGCTGCTGGCCGCGAAACTCTCCGCCCTGGAGGTGA